ATGCCCTCACCGCCGCACATGACGGCACGGTCACCGTGCACACCGCGCCGGGTGCGGGCTGCCGATTCGAGGTGCGGCTGCCGCGTGCCGACATGACCGACGACGACGCCGGACCGGATGATCTGGACACCACCGAGACGGCGCCAAAGATCGTGCGGACTAGTCGATCTCAGCCAGCGCAGCCTTGATCTTCGCCTGCGCCTCGTCGAGGGATTCCGCCGAGGCATGGGGGTCGGCGTTCTCGAAGCTGAAATCGGTCAGCGTGAAACCCGGGAAGACGTGCACATGCAGATGGGGCACCTCCATCCCGGCGATGATGTAGCCGGCGCGTGGGGCGTCGAAGGCCTTACGGATGGCGCGGCCGACGCGTTGCGCGACGAGGTTGACCTTCGCGAAGACGGCCGCGTCGATGTCCTGCCACTGGTCGATCTCGGCGCGCGGCACCACCAGGGTGTGACCCTGGGTGATCGGCGCGATGGTGAGGAACGCGACGACATCCTCGTCCTCGTACACGAACCGACCGGGTAGCTCTCCGTTGATGATCTTCGTGAACACACTCGACATGCCCATAGGTTAGTGGGCCGTTCGCGCGACACAGGTCGCGGACAGTTCGAGGGGCACGGGGTCGTGCGCGTCGCTCGTATCGGCAGCCGCCATGGCGGCGGGGCGCGCGGTCATGCCGATCAGGCATCCGGTGATCACCACCGCCGCCCCGAGCAGCTCCATCGCGGTGGGCCGTTCGCCGAGGGCCAACCACGAAGCGGTGATACCCACCACCGGAACCAGTAGCGAGAACGGTGCGACTCGGCTCGCGGGGTAGCGGCCCATCAGGTACGTCCACAGGCCCAGGCCGACGATGGTGGCCAGCAGCACGATGTAGGCCAGGCCGCCGAGGGCGATGAGCC
This genomic window from Mycobacteroides chelonae contains:
- a CDS encoding HIT family protein, which codes for MSSVFTKIINGELPGRFVYEDEDVVAFLTIAPITQGHTLVVPRAEIDQWQDIDAAVFAKVNLVAQRVGRAIRKAFDAPRAGYIIAGMEVPHLHVHVFPGFTLTDFSFENADPHASAESLDEAQAKIKAALAEID